The following are encoded in a window of Mangifera indica cultivar Alphonso unplaced genomic scaffold, CATAS_Mindica_2.1 Un_0008, whole genome shotgun sequence genomic DNA:
- the LOC123205493 gene encoding homeobox-leucine zipper protein ATHB-6-like isoform X1, giving the protein MKRSSYTDSLDDLISVCRSRVAEKSSPKSKQLYSREFQKMIDSLEEEDYREEASQSIEKKRRLTSDQVKALEKNFKVENKLEPDKKAKLADELGLQPRQIAVWFQNRRARLKTKELEREYCLLKANYDSLKIDYNNLEQENESLATKIRELKAKLCQENVESGDAVKEDAPISQLSKNHGLCDNDNAQPLISPASSSSLQITGSSSSSHSSMNWVQLSDPRKMLDNVFQQPYFVKVEEQSLFNSEDSCNIFSVDQAPTLQWYFAGQ; this is encoded by the exons ATGAAGCGTTCCAGCTACACGGATTCTTTGGATGATTTGATCTCCGTCTGTCGTTCTAGAG TTGCAGAGAAAAGTAGTCCCAAGAGCAAGCAACTTTACAGTAGGGAGTTTCAGAAAATGATAGACAGCTTAGAAGAAGAAGACTACAGAGAGGAAGCCAGCCAGtctatagaaaagaaaagaagattaaCTTCGGATCAAGTTAAGGCCTTGGAGAAGAATTTTAAGGTTGAAAACAAGCTAGAGCCAGACAAAAAAGCCAAATTGGCCGACGAATTAGGCCTGCAACCGCGACAGATTGCTGTCTGGTTTCAAAACCGCCGTGCCCGTTTGAAAACCAAGGAATTGGAGAGAGAATATTGTCTTCTGAAAGCCAATTATGATTCCCTGAAGATCGATTATAATAATCTTGAACAAGAAAACGAATCATTGGCAACTAAG ATAAGAGAGTTAAAAGCTAAACTTTGCCAAGAAAATGTTGAGAGCGGTGATGCCGTTAAAGAAGATGCCCCCATTTCACAACTGAGTAAAAACCATGGATTATGTGATAATGATAACGCTCAGCCTCTAATATCTCcagcttcttcttcctctctacaaATCACTggctcttcttcatcttcacatTCATCAATGAACTGGGTTCAGTTATCAGACCCCAGAAAAATGCTGGACAATGTCTTTCAACAGCCTTATTTTGTGAAAGTAGAAGAGCAAAGCTTGTTTAATTCAGAGGATTCCTGCAATATCTTCTCAGTTGATCAAGCTCCTACTCTGCAGTGGTACTTCGCTGGGCAGTAA
- the LOC123205493 gene encoding homeobox-leucine zipper protein ATHB-6-like isoform X2 produces the protein MKRSSYTDSLDDLISVCRSREKSSPKSKQLYSREFQKMIDSLEEEDYREEASQSIEKKRRLTSDQVKALEKNFKVENKLEPDKKAKLADELGLQPRQIAVWFQNRRARLKTKELEREYCLLKANYDSLKIDYNNLEQENESLATKIRELKAKLCQENVESGDAVKEDAPISQLSKNHGLCDNDNAQPLISPASSSSLQITGSSSSSHSSMNWVQLSDPRKMLDNVFQQPYFVKVEEQSLFNSEDSCNIFSVDQAPTLQWYFAGQ, from the exons ATGAAGCGTTCCAGCTACACGGATTCTTTGGATGATTTGATCTCCGTCTGTCGTTCTAGAG AGAAAAGTAGTCCCAAGAGCAAGCAACTTTACAGTAGGGAGTTTCAGAAAATGATAGACAGCTTAGAAGAAGAAGACTACAGAGAGGAAGCCAGCCAGtctatagaaaagaaaagaagattaaCTTCGGATCAAGTTAAGGCCTTGGAGAAGAATTTTAAGGTTGAAAACAAGCTAGAGCCAGACAAAAAAGCCAAATTGGCCGACGAATTAGGCCTGCAACCGCGACAGATTGCTGTCTGGTTTCAAAACCGCCGTGCCCGTTTGAAAACCAAGGAATTGGAGAGAGAATATTGTCTTCTGAAAGCCAATTATGATTCCCTGAAGATCGATTATAATAATCTTGAACAAGAAAACGAATCATTGGCAACTAAG ATAAGAGAGTTAAAAGCTAAACTTTGCCAAGAAAATGTTGAGAGCGGTGATGCCGTTAAAGAAGATGCCCCCATTTCACAACTGAGTAAAAACCATGGATTATGTGATAATGATAACGCTCAGCCTCTAATATCTCcagcttcttcttcctctctacaaATCACTggctcttcttcatcttcacatTCATCAATGAACTGGGTTCAGTTATCAGACCCCAGAAAAATGCTGGACAATGTCTTTCAACAGCCTTATTTTGTGAAAGTAGAAGAGCAAAGCTTGTTTAATTCAGAGGATTCCTGCAATATCTTCTCAGTTGATCAAGCTCCTACTCTGCAGTGGTACTTCGCTGGGCAGTAA
- the LOC123205493 gene encoding homeobox-leucine zipper protein ATHB-5-like isoform X3, giving the protein MIDSLEEEDYREEASQSIEKKRRLTSDQVKALEKNFKVENKLEPDKKAKLADELGLQPRQIAVWFQNRRARLKTKELEREYCLLKANYDSLKIDYNNLEQENESLATKIRELKAKLCQENVESGDAVKEDAPISQLSKNHGLCDNDNAQPLISPASSSSLQITGSSSSSHSSMNWVQLSDPRKMLDNVFQQPYFVKVEEQSLFNSEDSCNIFSVDQAPTLQWYFAGQ; this is encoded by the exons ATGATAGACAGCTTAGAAGAAGAAGACTACAGAGAGGAAGCCAGCCAGtctatagaaaagaaaagaagattaaCTTCGGATCAAGTTAAGGCCTTGGAGAAGAATTTTAAGGTTGAAAACAAGCTAGAGCCAGACAAAAAAGCCAAATTGGCCGACGAATTAGGCCTGCAACCGCGACAGATTGCTGTCTGGTTTCAAAACCGCCGTGCCCGTTTGAAAACCAAGGAATTGGAGAGAGAATATTGTCTTCTGAAAGCCAATTATGATTCCCTGAAGATCGATTATAATAATCTTGAACAAGAAAACGAATCATTGGCAACTAAG ATAAGAGAGTTAAAAGCTAAACTTTGCCAAGAAAATGTTGAGAGCGGTGATGCCGTTAAAGAAGATGCCCCCATTTCACAACTGAGTAAAAACCATGGATTATGTGATAATGATAACGCTCAGCCTCTAATATCTCcagcttcttcttcctctctacaaATCACTggctcttcttcatcttcacatTCATCAATGAACTGGGTTCAGTTATCAGACCCCAGAAAAATGCTGGACAATGTCTTTCAACAGCCTTATTTTGTGAAAGTAGAAGAGCAAAGCTTGTTTAATTCAGAGGATTCCTGCAATATCTTCTCAGTTGATCAAGCTCCTACTCTGCAGTGGTACTTCGCTGGGCAGTAA